The following proteins come from a genomic window of Pyxidicoccus sp. MSG2:
- a CDS encoding acetolactate synthase large subunit: MKASDLFVKALEAEGVRSIYGLPGEENLDLLESMRAAGMRLIVTRHEQAAGFMAATQGRLTGRAGVCLATLGPGATNLVTAAAYAQLGAMPMVMLTGQKPIKVSKQGHFQIVDVVGMMRPLTKSTRTLVSAEHVPSAVREAFRRAEEERPGATHLELPEDVARESTDAAPLSPGVSRRPVADEASIAQAVEAIASARRPLLMIGAGANRKLTSEMLRVFVDRVGMPFFSTQMGKGVVDETHPLWMGTAALSDGDFVHRAIEASDCIVNVGHDVIEKPPFVMRDGRRTVVHLNFSSAEVDPVYFPQVQVTGDIANAVWRIAEGVGPRSHWDFTPFERARAGLDAQLLSGAADDRFPIYPARLVAEVRRAMPDDGVVCLDNGMYKLWFARYYRSRRPNTLLLDNALATMGAGLPSAIAAKLVHPRRKVLAVCGDGGFMMNSQELETAVRLKLDLTVVVVRDDGYGMIRWKQGEMGLPDFGMTLGNPDFVRYAEAYGARGHRPGSATEFGATLARCLESGGVHVIDLPIDYSDNARALGAGVESAVVP; the protein is encoded by the coding sequence ATGAAGGCATCAGACCTGTTCGTCAAAGCGCTCGAAGCCGAGGGCGTGCGCAGCATCTACGGGCTTCCCGGCGAGGAGAACCTGGACCTGCTCGAGTCCATGCGCGCCGCCGGCATGCGTCTCATCGTCACGCGGCATGAGCAGGCGGCCGGGTTCATGGCCGCCACGCAAGGCCGGCTCACCGGCCGGGCGGGCGTGTGCCTCGCGACGCTGGGCCCGGGCGCCACCAACCTCGTCACGGCCGCGGCGTACGCCCAGCTCGGCGCCATGCCCATGGTGATGCTCACCGGCCAGAAGCCCATCAAGGTCAGCAAGCAGGGCCACTTCCAGATTGTCGACGTCGTCGGGATGATGCGGCCCCTCACCAAGTCCACCCGCACGCTCGTCTCGGCGGAGCATGTCCCCTCGGCCGTGCGCGAGGCCTTCCGCCGCGCGGAGGAGGAGCGCCCCGGTGCCACGCACCTGGAGCTGCCCGAGGACGTGGCTCGCGAGTCCACCGACGCCGCACCCCTGTCGCCCGGCGTGAGCCGCAGGCCCGTGGCCGACGAGGCTTCCATCGCCCAGGCGGTGGAGGCCATCGCCTCGGCCCGCCGCCCGCTGCTCATGATTGGCGCGGGGGCCAACCGCAAGCTCACCTCGGAGATGCTTCGCGTCTTCGTGGACCGCGTGGGCATGCCCTTCTTCAGCACGCAGATGGGCAAGGGCGTGGTGGATGAAACGCACCCGCTGTGGATGGGCACCGCCGCGCTGTCCGACGGCGACTTCGTCCACCGCGCCATCGAGGCCTCGGACTGCATCGTCAACGTGGGCCACGACGTCATCGAGAAGCCCCCGTTCGTCATGCGCGACGGCCGCCGCACGGTGGTGCACCTCAACTTCTCCTCCGCCGAGGTCGACCCCGTGTACTTCCCACAGGTGCAGGTGACGGGGGACATCGCCAACGCGGTGTGGCGCATCGCGGAGGGCGTCGGCCCGCGCTCGCACTGGGACTTCACGCCCTTCGAGCGCGCCCGTGCCGGGCTCGACGCGCAGCTCCTGAGCGGCGCCGCCGATGACCGCTTCCCCATCTACCCCGCGCGGCTCGTCGCGGAGGTGCGGCGCGCCATGCCGGATGATGGCGTCGTGTGCCTGGACAACGGCATGTACAAGCTCTGGTTCGCCCGCTACTACCGCAGCCGCCGGCCCAACACGCTGCTGCTGGACAACGCGCTCGCGACGATGGGCGCGGGCCTGCCGTCCGCGATTGCCGCGAAGCTCGTCCACCCGCGCCGCAAGGTGCTCGCGGTCTGCGGCGACGGCGGGTTCATGATGAACTCGCAGGAACTGGAGACCGCGGTGCGGCTGAAGCTCGACCTGACGGTGGTGGTGGTGCGCGACGACGGCTACGGGATGATTCGCTGGAAGCAGGGGGAGATGGGCCTGCCCGACTTCGGCATGACGCTGGGCAACCCGGACTTCGTCCGCTACGCGGAGGCGTACGGCGCGCGCGGGCACCGCCCGGGGAGCGCCACCGAGTTCGGCGCCACGCTCGCCCGCTGCCTGGAGTCGGGCGGCGTGCATGTCATCGACCTGCCCATCGACTACTCGGACAATGCACGGGCGCTCGGTGCCGGTGTCGAGAGCGCGGTGGTGCCGTGA
- a CDS encoding LysR substrate-binding domain-containing protein → MELRHLRYFSAVADTLHFGRAARRVHVSQPTLSQQIRQLEEELGTPLFERARAGVRLTQAGELFRTYASRALEDVNAGLSAVGALRGLTTGALRVGYPPSMRGLVVPALAAVLRRHPGLALSAEEAVVRRLERRLADGKLDVGLGYAPARLSDLDAEPVFDSRLALVVARGHALAGAESVGVKLLVEEPFALLSRGLRVRSRVDAWFAAMRFAPRVALESNAVATVLAIVRAGLAVTVLPEPRLADAERLVVKRLSPAPRSELAALLWRKGAPRTPAAELFAAEVRARAKEDAG, encoded by the coding sequence ATGGAGCTCCGACACCTCCGGTACTTCTCCGCTGTCGCGGACACGCTGCACTTCGGGCGCGCCGCGCGGCGGGTGCACGTCTCGCAGCCCACGCTGTCGCAGCAGATCCGCCAGTTGGAGGAGGAGCTCGGCACGCCGCTCTTCGAGAGGGCACGCGCCGGGGTGCGGCTGACACAGGCGGGGGAGTTGTTCCGCACGTATGCGTCCCGCGCGCTGGAGGATGTGAATGCGGGCCTGTCCGCGGTGGGGGCGCTGCGGGGGCTCACCACGGGGGCGCTGCGAGTCGGCTACCCGCCGAGCATGCGCGGCCTCGTGGTGCCGGCGCTGGCGGCGGTGCTTCGCAGACACCCGGGGCTGGCGCTGAGCGCGGAGGAGGCGGTGGTGCGGCGGCTGGAGCGGCGGCTCGCGGACGGCAAGCTGGACGTGGGGCTGGGCTATGCGCCCGCGCGGCTGTCCGACCTGGATGCGGAGCCCGTCTTCGACAGCCGGCTCGCACTGGTGGTCGCACGGGGACATGCGCTGGCGGGCGCGGAGTCCGTGGGGGTGAAGCTGCTCGTGGAGGAGCCGTTCGCCTTGTTGTCACGCGGGCTGCGGGTGCGCTCCCGGGTGGACGCATGGTTCGCGGCGATGCGGTTCGCGCCCCGGGTGGCGCTCGAATCGAACGCGGTGGCCACGGTGCTCGCCATCGTCCGCGCGGGGCTGGCCGTCACGGTGCTTCCCGAGCCGCGGCTCGCGGACGCCGAGCGCCTGGTGGTGAAGCGGCTGTCTCCGGCGCCACGCTCCGAGCTCGCTGCACTCCTCTGGCGCAAGGGCGCGCCTCGGACGCCCGCGGCGGAGCTGTTCGCGGCGGAGGTGCGTGCGCGGGCGAAGGAGGACGCGGGGTGA
- a CDS encoding ZIP family metal transporter, with amino-acid sequence MPLWLQAGLWGLLAGSALLMGAGVGYAFRLPVRLIAGIMAFGAGVLISALSFDLMDEAFHQGGFVPTALGFISGAGVYSLANLALANRGARHRKRSGQQPSESDSEGSGTAIAVGALLDGIPESIVIGVSLIAGGAVSTVAVAAVFLSNVPEGLSSAAGMKRAGRSKGYIFGVWSSIALISGLASLVGYVVFRDLSPAVVAGTTAVAAGAILAMLADTMIPEATEGTHNLTGLITVLGFLAAFVLSKLGR; translated from the coding sequence ATGCCGTTGTGGCTTCAAGCAGGACTCTGGGGACTGCTCGCGGGGAGCGCGCTGCTGATGGGCGCGGGCGTGGGCTATGCCTTCCGGCTTCCGGTGCGCCTCATCGCTGGAATCATGGCCTTCGGCGCGGGCGTGCTCATCTCCGCGCTCTCCTTCGACTTGATGGATGAGGCCTTCCACCAGGGAGGCTTCGTCCCCACGGCCCTGGGCTTCATCTCCGGCGCCGGGGTCTACAGTCTGGCCAATCTCGCGCTCGCGAACCGCGGGGCCAGACACCGCAAGCGCTCCGGACAGCAGCCCTCCGAGTCCGACTCGGAAGGGAGTGGAACGGCCATTGCCGTGGGCGCGCTCCTGGATGGCATCCCCGAGTCCATCGTCATCGGCGTCAGCCTCATCGCGGGTGGCGCGGTGAGCACGGTGGCTGTCGCAGCCGTCTTCCTCTCCAATGTGCCCGAGGGGTTGTCCTCCGCTGCGGGAATGAAGCGGGCAGGGCGATCGAAGGGGTACATCTTCGGAGTATGGAGCAGCATCGCGCTCATCTCCGGGCTCGCGTCCCTCGTCGGCTATGTCGTCTTCCGAGACCTCTCGCCAGCCGTCGTGGCGGGGACCACGGCCGTCGCCGCCGGCGCCATCCTCGCGATGCTGGCGGACACGATGATTCCCGAAGCCACCGAGGGCACCCACAACCTGACGGGACTCATCACGGTCCTCGGCTTCCTCGCCGCGTTCGTGCTCAGCAAGCTCGGACGTTGA
- a CDS encoding serine/threonine-protein kinase: MEMGNLNPAYLPPGTEVGPWRVLELRGRGTYGTVYRAESVDVAEDVVALKLALYPSDARFAREVELLSRIRHPAVPALRGHGQWQNPEGPPYPWLAMEFVEGMQLYEWARKQRPTSRQVLQLLAQLARALETTHAVGGIHRDVKGSNVLVRHSDGQAFLTDFGSGHHVGAATLTSQPFPPGTPAYRAPEAWSFVLRSDKKIWTTPYAPSATDDVFALGVTAYRLVAQKYPPLMPPEHKATGRWRQEDSGDRSPRASNNRCTLALADLIARMLALRPDARGSARELAQALEKAARTVGADADVPLFTGDEPRPSDTWPPRHPEPRPSRRRRWPWLAVASLGGPMALGAGWMLRMHPEEEPVTAEAPMSVDERDGGTVAVGDSVLTAPVSSTQAPSTWSPIALDMPSRPFPGQSRPDATGRCPGSWQVPINGGCWARLAADPKECDKDSYVYKGICYLPVFPPSRPATSNPAEQHETR; the protein is encoded by the coding sequence ATGGAGATGGGCAACCTGAATCCGGCGTACCTGCCCCCTGGGACGGAGGTCGGACCGTGGCGAGTGTTGGAACTGCGAGGCCGCGGCACCTACGGCACCGTCTACCGCGCCGAGAGCGTGGACGTGGCGGAGGACGTCGTCGCCCTCAAGCTGGCCCTGTACCCCTCGGATGCACGGTTTGCTCGCGAGGTGGAGCTTCTCTCCCGCATCCGCCATCCGGCCGTGCCCGCGCTCAGGGGCCATGGGCAGTGGCAGAACCCTGAGGGCCCGCCCTACCCCTGGCTCGCGATGGAGTTCGTGGAGGGCATGCAGCTCTATGAGTGGGCGCGGAAGCAGCGACCTACCTCCCGTCAGGTGCTCCAGCTTCTGGCTCAACTCGCGCGAGCGCTGGAGACCACTCATGCAGTGGGCGGAATCCACAGGGACGTGAAGGGCAGCAACGTGTTGGTGCGGCACTCGGATGGGCAGGCGTTCCTGACGGACTTCGGCTCCGGGCACCACGTGGGGGCCGCGACGCTGACGTCTCAGCCGTTCCCTCCAGGGACGCCGGCCTATCGCGCGCCGGAGGCGTGGAGCTTTGTGCTCCGCAGCGACAAGAAGATCTGGACAACACCCTATGCACCCTCCGCCACGGATGATGTCTTCGCGCTGGGAGTCACCGCCTACCGGCTGGTTGCCCAGAAGTATCCACCGTTGATGCCCCCGGAGCACAAGGCAACGGGGCGCTGGCGCCAGGAGGACAGCGGTGACCGGTCTCCAAGGGCGAGCAACAACCGTTGCACTCTGGCGTTGGCCGACCTCATTGCCCGGATGCTCGCTCTGCGTCCTGATGCGCGAGGTAGCGCGCGCGAGCTGGCCCAAGCGCTGGAGAAGGCCGCCCGGACAGTGGGGGCTGATGCGGATGTGCCGCTCTTCACCGGAGACGAGCCTCGGCCGTCTGATACCTGGCCCCCCCGTCACCCGGAGCCCCGTCCATCTCGAAGGAGACGCTGGCCCTGGCTCGCGGTGGCGAGTCTGGGTGGGCCGATGGCCCTGGGAGCTGGATGGATGCTGCGAATGCATCCTGAGGAGGAGCCCGTGACGGCGGAGGCTCCGATGAGCGTGGATGAGAGGGATGGTGGCACTGTGGCCGTGGGGGACTCGGTGCTGACAGCGCCCGTGTCCTCCACTCAGGCTCCATCCACATGGTCGCCCATCGCCCTGGATATGCCTTCCAGGCCCTTTCCAGGGCAAAGCCGACCAGATGCCACTGGTCGCTGCCCCGGCAGTTGGCAGGTTCCCATCAATGGTGGCTGCTGGGCCAGGCTGGCTGCGGACCCCAAGGAGTGCGACAAGGATAGCTATGTGTACAAGGGAATCTGTTATCTGCCCGTGTTCCCCCCCTCTCGCCCCGCTACCTCAAACCCGGCGGAGCAGCATGAAACCCGATAG
- a CDS encoding peptidylprolyl isomerase: MSMQPGSPEGGAESSLGELQGLMLLKRSAGALALDGASAVRLPSVRAPSLEGLSVAVPARVPVTEEDILERFDALCRERAPRRERAPGEEVAAGDEVLLDVVGYANGRLIPFSVRTDWWADVTPEPLLPGFFEAMVGAVVGLSLGVELVLPETYAVASLGGATARFIVDIRAAREVTPLEAGPEELPRLLDSGDTLDDVLRNLAEELVEEREVAARRELQERVLDALVERTDVVVPQGLIDEEIRHRWAVVECPVLVEKDFNSDELAEAWEGWRTDAATRLDAEWRLKAALALQAIAARDGVRPAYADAKALHDAVTASAGAHSDELAKLFDSSPAVLQRFENLVMHAAALDHVLSKVELTFE, translated from the coding sequence ATGTCGATGCAGCCTGGCTCCCCTGAGGGTGGAGCGGAGTCGTCCCTGGGAGAGCTCCAGGGGCTGATGTTGTTGAAGCGCTCTGCGGGCGCGCTGGCGCTGGATGGCGCCAGCGCGGTCCGGCTCCCTTCCGTTCGGGCCCCCTCATTGGAGGGGCTCTCGGTGGCGGTGCCCGCGCGGGTGCCCGTCACGGAGGAGGACATCCTGGAGCGCTTCGATGCGCTGTGCCGCGAGCGGGCGCCACGCCGGGAGCGCGCGCCCGGGGAGGAGGTCGCGGCGGGAGACGAGGTGCTGCTGGATGTCGTGGGCTATGCCAATGGCAGGCTCATTCCGTTCTCGGTCCGCACGGACTGGTGGGCCGACGTGACGCCCGAGCCGCTGCTTCCCGGCTTCTTCGAGGCGATGGTCGGGGCCGTGGTGGGACTCTCCCTCGGGGTGGAGCTGGTGCTTCCGGAGACCTATGCGGTCGCCTCACTGGGTGGGGCCACCGCGCGGTTCATCGTCGACATCCGCGCCGCGCGCGAGGTGACGCCGTTGGAGGCCGGGCCCGAGGAGCTCCCACGGCTGTTGGATTCGGGCGACACGCTCGATGACGTCCTGCGGAACCTCGCTGAGGAACTGGTGGAGGAGCGCGAGGTGGCGGCGCGGCGGGAGCTCCAGGAGCGGGTGCTCGATGCGCTGGTGGAGCGGACGGATGTGGTTGTGCCTCAGGGCCTCATCGATGAGGAGATTCGACACCGGTGGGCCGTGGTGGAGTGCCCCGTGCTCGTCGAGAAGGACTTCAACTCTGACGAGCTGGCAGAGGCGTGGGAGGGATGGAGGACCGATGCCGCCACGCGACTCGACGCCGAGTGGCGACTGAAGGCGGCGCTGGCGCTTCAGGCCATTGCCGCGCGCGATGGGGTGCGGCCGGCGTATGCGGACGCGAAGGCGCTCCACGATGCCGTCACCGCAAGCGCGGGAGCTCACTCCGACGAGCTGGCGAAGCTGTTCGACTCCAGTCCGGCCGTGCTTCAGCGGTTCGAGAACCTCGTCATGCATGCCGCCGCGCTGGACCACGTGCTGTCGAAGGTGGAGCTCACTTTCGAGTGA
- a CDS encoding sigma-70 family RNA polymerase sigma factor: protein MTMNDTDPQEDLALARACARGDAAALAAFESRFISPLKKSLLLRGLDVTTADEALQFLRVKLFVPEGARPPRILDYAGQGTLLAWLRVAALRTALNMLRERKGAVGLDDSQLEEVAAPTDDADRRYIKDRYRKDFTEVFQEALKALPPRDRTLLRLHLVEGLGTAQIARAYRVDRSTVKRWLAQSREWLRNEVRVRLAARIGVDTPALGSLLRELQSQLDLSIRTAMRDPTPL, encoded by the coding sequence ATGACGATGAACGACACGGACCCTCAGGAAGACCTGGCCCTCGCCCGGGCGTGTGCTCGGGGCGACGCGGCGGCGCTTGCCGCGTTCGAGTCACGCTTCATTTCTCCGCTCAAGAAGTCCCTGCTGCTGAGGGGCCTGGACGTCACCACCGCGGACGAGGCCCTTCAGTTCCTGCGGGTGAAGCTCTTCGTTCCCGAGGGAGCGCGGCCGCCCCGGATTCTGGACTACGCCGGGCAGGGCACGCTGCTGGCGTGGCTTCGCGTGGCGGCCCTGCGCACCGCGCTGAACATGTTGCGTGAGCGGAAGGGGGCGGTCGGCCTGGACGACTCCCAATTGGAAGAGGTCGCCGCGCCCACCGACGATGCCGACCGGCGCTACATCAAGGACCGCTACCGGAAGGACTTCACCGAGGTGTTCCAGGAGGCGCTGAAGGCGCTGCCGCCTCGGGACAGGACGCTGCTGCGGCTGCACCTGGTGGAGGGCCTGGGGACGGCGCAGATTGCCCGCGCCTACCGCGTCGACCGCTCCACCGTGAAGCGCTGGCTCGCGCAGTCGCGTGAGTGGTTGCGCAACGAGGTCCGCGTGCGGCTTGCGGCCCGCATCGGCGTGGACACGCCCGCGCTCGGCAGTTTGCTGCGGGAGCTCCAGAGCCAGCTCGACCTGAGCATCCGCACCGCCATGCGCGACCCGACGCCTCTGTAG
- a CDS encoding serine/threonine-protein kinase, whose amino-acid sequence MSFIVMTTRVGYRSLVMDCLDTRQLFAFARGELGAGEAVTVEQHLDSCAVCRALLAEAARAQDDEDPRSSSTEEAEGPTPPMRPWLQRGALLGRYVVLERLGAGGMGVVHAAYDPELDRRVALKLIRIDAIRPARQEEAQARLLREAQATARVVHPNVITIHDVGRFGEHVFLAMELVDGTTLREHMRRQESPRDWRALLELFLQAGRGLAAAHAQGLVHRDFKPDNVLVGRDGRVRITDFGLARIVQGLEDAQEPTPEPRAGGLRAESLTRSDLVLGTPAYMAPEQTRGATPDARSDQYSYCVALHEALYGRRPSPADAASGVRPTREAGVPAWVHRALLQGLLTSPEQRHASMDALLRQLGRAPGATWRRAGVAAATGLVLVAGGAALNRSTSGDPCEGSAQALAGVWDAPRKSAVRTVFAASPLPFAPSAWREVERTLDGYSRDWVAASHEACVATRVTGLQPERLLDRRVICLDQRLKDLSAVVDTLAGADAQVIQNAARAAHGLESLAPCADLATLASPEPPPLDEPTRRRMEGIRTGRAAVRAKLNAGQVMPALELASTVAREAHEVGHGPLEAEVLDLLAEAQGQARQYRDAIRTLHRAIQAAESSRHDRQAAESWAALVRLLSFVGAELDPDEETARHATAALKRLGGDARIEAMLSRNLVSLHRARGRLAEALEESHRALAMARKTFTAEEPELATALLGVGQTLGLLGRHEEGLPFLLEAESIYARTYGPEHPNLAVVLDSIAVHQVQAGDPAGALEHGKRALAIFQRVLGEEHLTTASTFHNLGGFLLELGRAEDSLQSFERAARIREKQLGPKDTKVASSLSGMGRALAKLGRYPQAAEHHERARAIREQALGPGSVQVAIDLLGLGIDFVGMGAPRRARVPLERAVAIFEREPRETAGANLADARFALARALASEPRELERALPLAGAAADYYRSLPRERGHPPELDAIERWLEARGSPPSAAR is encoded by the coding sequence GTGTCGTTCATCGTCATGACCACCCGCGTCGGCTATCGTTCCCTCGTCATGGACTGCCTCGACACCCGACAACTCTTCGCCTTCGCACGGGGCGAGCTGGGCGCCGGAGAGGCCGTGACAGTGGAGCAGCATCTGGATTCCTGCGCCGTCTGTCGAGCGCTCCTCGCCGAAGCCGCGCGGGCCCAGGACGACGAGGACCCGCGGAGTTCCAGCACCGAGGAGGCCGAAGGCCCTACACCGCCCATGCGCCCATGGCTCCAGCGGGGGGCCCTGCTGGGGCGCTACGTGGTGCTCGAGCGGCTTGGCGCGGGAGGGATGGGCGTCGTCCACGCGGCGTATGACCCCGAGTTGGATCGCCGGGTCGCGCTGAAGCTGATTCGCATCGATGCGATTCGCCCCGCCCGGCAGGAAGAGGCCCAGGCGCGGTTGCTGCGGGAGGCGCAGGCCACCGCGCGCGTCGTCCACCCCAACGTGATTACGATTCACGACGTGGGCCGCTTCGGGGAGCACGTGTTCCTCGCCATGGAGCTCGTGGACGGCACCACGCTTCGCGAGCACATGCGCCGTCAGGAGAGCCCCCGGGACTGGCGCGCGCTGCTGGAGCTGTTCCTCCAGGCGGGGCGGGGACTGGCCGCGGCGCACGCGCAGGGGCTCGTCCACCGGGACTTCAAGCCCGACAACGTCCTCGTGGGCCGGGACGGACGCGTCCGCATCACCGACTTCGGCCTCGCGCGCATCGTCCAGGGACTCGAGGACGCCCAGGAGCCCACGCCCGAGCCCCGCGCAGGCGGTCTTCGGGCTGAGTCCCTCACACGCTCGGACCTGGTGCTGGGCACGCCGGCCTATATGGCGCCCGAGCAGACTCGCGGGGCGACACCCGATGCCCGCAGCGACCAGTACAGCTACTGCGTCGCGCTGCATGAAGCGCTGTATGGCCGGCGCCCGTCCCCTGCCGATGCCGCGAGCGGAGTGCGCCCCACGCGTGAAGCGGGTGTGCCGGCCTGGGTGCACAGGGCGCTCCTCCAGGGACTTTTGACGTCGCCGGAGCAGCGCCACGCCTCCATGGACGCGCTGCTCCGGCAGTTGGGCCGCGCGCCGGGCGCGACGTGGCGCAGGGCGGGAGTGGCCGCGGCCACGGGGCTGGTCCTCGTCGCCGGGGGCGCGGCGCTGAATCGGTCCACGTCGGGGGACCCATGCGAAGGCAGTGCGCAGGCGCTCGCCGGTGTGTGGGATGCGCCCCGGAAGAGCGCCGTGCGGACCGTCTTCGCGGCGAGCCCCCTTCCCTTCGCACCGAGCGCCTGGCGCGAGGTGGAGCGCACGCTGGATGGCTACTCGCGCGACTGGGTGGCCGCGAGCCACGAGGCCTGCGTCGCCACGCGGGTGACGGGACTCCAGCCGGAGCGGCTGCTGGACAGGCGCGTCATCTGCCTGGACCAGCGCCTCAAGGACTTGTCGGCCGTCGTGGACACGCTGGCGGGCGCGGATGCCCAGGTCATCCAGAACGCGGCGCGCGCGGCGCATGGCCTGGAGAGCCTGGCCCCGTGCGCGGACCTCGCGACGCTCGCCTCGCCGGAGCCGCCGCCCCTGGATGAACCGACGCGGCGCCGGATGGAGGGCATCCGCACCGGGCGCGCGGCGGTGCGGGCGAAGCTCAACGCCGGGCAGGTGATGCCCGCGCTGGAGCTCGCGAGCACGGTGGCCAGGGAGGCCCATGAGGTGGGCCATGGCCCGCTGGAGGCCGAGGTCCTCGACCTCCTCGCGGAGGCGCAGGGCCAGGCGCGGCAGTACCGCGATGCCATCCGGACATTGCACCGGGCCATCCAGGCCGCGGAGTCCAGCCGGCATGACCGGCAGGCGGCGGAGTCCTGGGCCGCGCTGGTGCGGCTGCTCAGCTTCGTGGGCGCGGAACTGGACCCGGACGAGGAGACGGCGCGCCACGCGACCGCGGCGCTGAAGCGGTTGGGCGGAGACGCGCGCATCGAGGCCATGCTCTCGCGCAACCTCGTCAGCCTCCACCGCGCCCGGGGCCGGCTGGCCGAGGCCCTGGAGGAGAGCCACCGCGCGCTCGCGATGGCGAGGAAGACCTTCACGGCGGAGGAGCCGGAGCTCGCCACGGCGCTGCTCGGCGTGGGCCAGACGCTCGGGCTGCTCGGACGCCACGAGGAGGGCCTGCCCTTCCTGCTGGAGGCGGAGTCCATCTACGCGAGGACCTATGGCCCGGAGCACCCCAACCTGGCCGTCGTCCTCGACTCCATCGCCGTGCACCAGGTGCAGGCGGGAGACCCGGCTGGCGCGCTGGAGCACGGGAAGCGTGCCCTGGCCATCTTCCAGCGCGTGCTCGGCGAAGAGCACCTGACGACGGCGAGCACCTTTCACAATCTGGGCGGCTTCCTGCTCGAGCTGGGCCGCGCGGAGGATTCACTCCAGTCCTTCGAGCGCGCGGCCCGCATCCGGGAGAAGCAGCTGGGCCCGAAGGACACGAAGGTCGCCTCGTCCCTCTCCGGCATGGGACGCGCGCTCGCGAAGCTGGGGCGCTACCCTCAGGCGGCGGAGCACCACGAGCGTGCCCGGGCCATCCGCGAGCAGGCGCTGGGGCCCGGGAGCGTCCAGGTGGCCATCGACCTGCTGGGGCTGGGCATCGACTTCGTGGGAATGGGCGCGCCGCGAAGGGCCCGCGTGCCCCTGGAGCGCGCGGTGGCCATCTTCGAGCGGGAGCCGCGGGAGACGGCGGGAGCCAACCTCGCGGATGCCCGCTTCGCGCTCGCCCGGGCGCTCGCGAGCGAGCCGCGAGAGCTGGAGCGGGCGCTACCGCTCGCGGGCGCCGCCGCGGACTACTACCGGAGCCTCCCGCGAGAGCGGGGGCACCCTCCGGAGCTCGACGCCATCGAGCGGTGGCTGGAGGCCCGGGGCTCGCCTCCCTCCGCCGCCCGGTGA
- a CDS encoding glutathione binding-like protein, protein MQLYFSPLSCSLATRISFYDAGAEAAYIEVDPKTKRTSEGGDFREVHPLGLVPTLRTDDGDILTENAAILQHVAEVLPRANLAPKDSKGRTRLQQWLCFIGTELHKALFAPLLDKKAPDAAKAYALEKGASRLAYLEAHLTGREFLLDGFSVADAYLFAVLNWCQVTPIDLKQYPAINAYFSRLRERPSIAKAFAEEAKLYAEELKRHKASA, encoded by the coding sequence ATGCAGCTCTACTTCTCACCCCTGTCCTGCTCGCTGGCGACCCGCATCTCCTTCTACGACGCCGGCGCGGAGGCGGCGTACATCGAGGTCGACCCGAAGACGAAGCGCACGTCCGAGGGAGGGGACTTCCGCGAAGTGCACCCGCTCGGCCTCGTCCCGACGCTTCGAACCGATGATGGCGACATCCTCACGGAGAACGCCGCCATCCTGCAGCACGTGGCCGAAGTCCTTCCCCGGGCGAACCTCGCCCCGAAGGACAGCAAGGGCCGCACGCGGCTGCAGCAGTGGCTGTGCTTCATCGGGACCGAGCTGCACAAGGCCCTCTTCGCGCCGCTTCTCGACAAGAAGGCCCCCGACGCGGCGAAGGCCTACGCGCTGGAGAAGGGGGCCTCGCGCCTCGCCTACCTGGAGGCGCACCTGACGGGGCGCGAGTTCCTCCTAGACGGCTTCAGCGTCGCCGACGCGTACCTGTTCGCGGTGCTGAACTGGTGCCAGGTGACACCCATCGACCTGAAGCAGTACCCCGCCATCAACGCCTACTTCTCGCGCTTGCGTGAGCGGCCGAGCATCGCGAAGGCCTTCGCGGAAGAGGCGAAGCTCTACGCGGAGGAATTGAAGCGGCACAAGGCCAGCGCGTGA